A region of Veillonellaceae bacterium DNA encodes the following proteins:
- a CDS encoding cob(I)yrinic acid a,c-diamide adenosyltransferase → MKGYIQVYTGDGKGKTTAAIGLAIRSIGAGHRVCIIQFMKSLAYSEQKILKSLPGITLITLGKPYFIAKEGMLTEEEIKAWGDKVTIYPAGNPPAEYRALILKGIDEAVKAVSDGYDLVILDEYNMACWYDLATDEDTKRILSARKPNVELVFTGRNAPKLILDSADLITEMKKIRHYYDKGVIGREGIED, encoded by the coding sequence ATGAAAGGCTACATTCAAGTATATACAGGTGATGGCAAGGGAAAAACGACAGCTGCCATTGGCCTGGCAATCCGCTCCATCGGAGCCGGGCATCGTGTATGCATTATTCAGTTCATGAAGTCATTGGCCTATTCAGAACAGAAAATTCTGAAATCGCTTCCCGGAATTACACTGATCACTCTCGGCAAACCTTATTTCATTGCAAAAGAAGGCATGCTGACTGAAGAAGAAATTAAAGCATGGGGAGACAAGGTCACGATTTATCCGGCAGGAAATCCGCCCGCTGAATACCGTGCGCTCATTCTGAAAGGCATTGACGAAGCAGTGAAAGCTGTCTCTGATGGCTATGATCTTGTCATCCTCGATGAATACAATATGGCATGCTGGTATGACCTGGCCACAGATGAAGATACAAAGCGGATTCTTTCTGCACGAAAGCCAAATGTCGAGCTTGTCTTTACCGGAAGGAATGCTCCGAAACTGATTCTGGACTCTGCTGACCTGATTACTGAAATGAAAAAAATCAGGCATTACTACGATAAAGGTGTTATAGGACGCGAAGGCATAGAGGACTGA
- a CDS encoding VTT domain-containing protein: protein MIDKLKKVLGLIGLILICAVSFFIVKTYYPEFYYHTVSLTMAGDINGLSEYISSFGYGAFAVSLGLLVFCNIFCIPTIPFLTINGALFGLIPGLLVSYLGEVIGIELSYHIGRVFFRKEAREFIEQKHMLTKLDKYGSVKNMALARSIPYSPNILITALAVLSKLSIKEHLKATLIGKIPSVLIEVLLGHDLIYFSKHGVRFVLMLLLVIGICAVHRWHKKRHCDEV, encoded by the coding sequence ATGATCGATAAACTTAAGAAGGTTCTTGGACTTATCGGACTGATCCTAATCTGCGCGGTATCGTTTTTCATTGTGAAAACCTACTACCCCGAATTTTACTATCATACGGTATCTCTAACGATGGCTGGTGACATTAATGGCCTGTCAGAATATATATCATCCTTTGGCTACGGAGCATTTGCCGTAAGTCTGGGGCTGCTTGTTTTTTGCAACATTTTTTGCATCCCAACCATCCCATTTTTGACAATTAACGGTGCATTATTCGGACTAATTCCAGGACTTCTTGTCTCTTATCTTGGCGAGGTTATCGGAATAGAGCTGAGCTACCACATAGGACGCGTATTCTTCAGGAAAGAAGCACGTGAATTTATCGAACAGAAGCATATGCTTACCAAGCTGGACAAATACGGCAGCGTGAAGAATATGGCTCTGGCAAGATCCATTCCTTACTCTCCTAATATTCTGATTACTGCGCTTGCTGTTCTCAGCAAGCTCTCCATCAAAGAACATTTAAAGGCAACCCTGATCGGGAAGATTCCTTCTGTCCTCATTGAAGTTCTCCTGGGACATGACTTGATTTATTTCTCCAAACATGGCGTCAGATTTGTACTCATGCTGCTTCTTGTTATCGGTATTTGTGCTGTACACCGCTGGCATAAGAAAAGACATTGTGACGAAGTTTAA